One Hordeum vulgare subsp. vulgare chromosome 4H, MorexV3_pseudomolecules_assembly, whole genome shotgun sequence DNA window includes the following coding sequences:
- the LOC123449035 gene encoding RNA polymerase sigma factor sigB-like isoform X2 has protein sequence MSSCLAPQFKWLPSTRAVVPREPGGGGCAAGGSCRPGRVQCALSSAAVVEAERLESLAAEARRLVYHGAVDAGLPPPSDNASLPQGDFGEALLNQEAVVTAAAAEAVALARAAAEVAREVARMVQTDDRPDVGDSHDVVEDSYLTREVLRTEVRPGSRYADARLLDDTGFVSIFSDESESDDDEQGARGVAVKSARQPERKARRVRAAMKAAKSFSDRRPVMASSRKKRVKGCRNSLGCFYKMSGRKLLTAKQEVELSEGIQDLLKLEAIQKEVAHYNGGEPTFGQWAAAAGTDENTLRKRLSDGIYCKNMMVKSNVRLVISIAKEFEGPGTEFSDLIQEGIQGLIRGAEKFDASKGFRFSTYSHWWIKQAIRKSVLEQTQIIRLPAHMAEASSRVKESRRRLRRQLNRLPTNEEIALDTGMTARRVEAAMCLPRYSVSLTGKVGCTDVTYQEITADKSTETAEETLHRLFMKKDVDKALDSLTPREREVIRYRFGMDDGKARTLHDIGQLMGVSRERIRQIEMAAFRKLRSKKKVTSLQHYLEPAESW, from the exons ATGTCGTCGTGCCTCGCGCCGCAGTTCAAGTGGCTCCCTTCCACCCGCGCGGTGGTCCCGAGGGagcccggcggcggcggctgcgcggCAGGCGGGAGCTGCCGGCCAGGGAGGGTCCAGTGCGCGCTGTCCTCCGCGGccgtcgtcgaggcggagcgccTGGAGTCCTTGGCCGCCGAGGCGAGGCGCCTGGTGTACCACGGAGCCGTCGACGCCGGGCTTCCTCCCCCTTCGGATAACGCGAGCCTCCCG CAGGGGGACTTCGGGGAGGCGCTTCTCAACCAAGAAGCGGTGGTGACGGCTGCGGCCGCGGAAGCCGTGGCTTTAGCGCGAGCGGCCGCGGAGGTCGCCCGAGAAGTTGCCCGGATGGTGCAAACGGACGACCGTCCAGACGTCGGCGACAGCCATGACGTGGTGGAGGACAGCTACTTGACAAGGGAGGTCCTTCGCACCGAGGTGCGGCCGGGGTCTCGGTATGCTGACGCCCGTTTGCTGGACGACACGGGGTTCGTCAGCATCTTCAGCGACGAATCCGAGTCGGACGACGACGAGCAGGGCGCACGGGGCGTGGCTGTCAAGTCGGCACGTCAGCCCGAGAGAAAAGCTCGGAGAGTGAGGGCGGCGATGAAGGCGGCTAAATCTTTCAGTGATCGGAGGCCCGTTATGGCGTCCTCGAGGAAGAAGAGGGTCAAGGGCTGCCGAAATTCTCTGGGCTGCTTCTACAAGATGTCCGGACGGAAGCTTCTCACAGCGAAGCAAGAAGTTGAATTATCAGAAGGCATTCAG GATCTCTTGAAGTTGGAGGCTATCCAAAAGGAGGTTGCACACTACAACGGTGGTGAACCAACCTTCGGTCAATGGGCAGCGGCGGCTGGCACTGATGAGAACACTTTGAGGAAACGTCTCAGCGATGGAATTTACTGCAAGAACATGATGGTCAAATCTAACGTGCGACTCGTAATCTCAATTGCAAAAGAGTTTGAAGGCCCTGGGACAGAGTTTTCTGATCTTATCCAG GAAGGTATTCAGGGCCTTATAAGGGGCGCTGAAAAGTTTGATGCCTCAAAGGGTTTTAGGTTCTCTACTTATTCTCACTGGTGGATCAAGCAAGCAATACGCAAGTCGGTTCTAGAACAAACCCAGATAATTCGATTGCCA GCCCACATGGCGGaagcaagttcccgagtgaaagAAAGCCGGCGGCGGCTCCGCCGGCAGCTGAATAGGCTACCGACAAATGAAGAAATCGCGTTGGACACCGGCATGACAGCCAGACGGGTCGAAGCGGCAATGTGCCTCCCAAGGTACAGCGTATCCCTCACTGGCAAAGTCGGGTGCACGGACGTGACATACCAG GAGATCACGGCGGACAAGAGCACGGAGACGGCGGAGGAGACGCTGCACAGACTGTTCATGAAGAAAGACGTGGACAAGGCGCTGGACAGCCTGACCCCTCGGGAGAGGGAGGTGATCAGGTACAGGTTCGGGATGGACGACGGCAAAGCGAGGACGCTGCACGACATCGGGCAGCTGATGGGGGTGAGCAGGGAGAGGATCCGGCAGATCGAGATGGCCGCCTTCCGCAAGCTCAGGAGCAAGAAGAAGGTGACGTCGCTACAGCACTACCTGGAGCCGGCAGAGAGCTGGTAG
- the LOC123449035 gene encoding RNA polymerase sigma factor sigB-like isoform X1, which translates to MSSCLAPQFKWLPSTRAVVPREPGGGGCAAGGSCRPGRVQCALSSAAVVEAERLESLAAEARRLVYHGAVDAGLPPPSDNASLPGDFGEALLNQEAVVTAAAAEAVALARAAAEVAREVARMVQTDDRPDVGDSHDVVEDSYLTREVLRTEVRPGSRYADARLLDDTGFVSIFSDESESDDDEQGARGVAVKSARQPERKARRVRAAMKAAKSFSDRRPVMASSRKKRVKGCRNSLGCFYKMSGRKLLTAKQEVELSEGIQDLLKLEAIQKEVAHYNGGEPTFGQWAAAAGTDENTLRKRLSDGIYCKNMMVKSNVRLVISIAKEFEGPGTEFSDLIQEGIQGLIRGAEKFDASKGFRFSTYSHWWIKQAIRKSVLEQTQIIRLPAHMAEASSRVKESRRRLRRQLNRLPTNEEIALDTGMTARRVEAAMCLPRYSVSLTGKVGCTDVTYQEITADKSTETAEETLHRLFMKKDVDKALDSLTPREREVIRYRFGMDDGKARTLHDIGQLMGVSRERIRQIEMAAFRKLRSKKKVTSLQHYLEPAESW; encoded by the exons ATGTCGTCGTGCCTCGCGCCGCAGTTCAAGTGGCTCCCTTCCACCCGCGCGGTGGTCCCGAGGGagcccggcggcggcggctgcgcggCAGGCGGGAGCTGCCGGCCAGGGAGGGTCCAGTGCGCGCTGTCCTCCGCGGccgtcgtcgaggcggagcgccTGGAGTCCTTGGCCGCCGAGGCGAGGCGCCTGGTGTACCACGGAGCCGTCGACGCCGGGCTTCCTCCCCCTTCGGATAACGCGAGCCTCCCG GGGGACTTCGGGGAGGCGCTTCTCAACCAAGAAGCGGTGGTGACGGCTGCGGCCGCGGAAGCCGTGGCTTTAGCGCGAGCGGCCGCGGAGGTCGCCCGAGAAGTTGCCCGGATGGTGCAAACGGACGACCGTCCAGACGTCGGCGACAGCCATGACGTGGTGGAGGACAGCTACTTGACAAGGGAGGTCCTTCGCACCGAGGTGCGGCCGGGGTCTCGGTATGCTGACGCCCGTTTGCTGGACGACACGGGGTTCGTCAGCATCTTCAGCGACGAATCCGAGTCGGACGACGACGAGCAGGGCGCACGGGGCGTGGCTGTCAAGTCGGCACGTCAGCCCGAGAGAAAAGCTCGGAGAGTGAGGGCGGCGATGAAGGCGGCTAAATCTTTCAGTGATCGGAGGCCCGTTATGGCGTCCTCGAGGAAGAAGAGGGTCAAGGGCTGCCGAAATTCTCTGGGCTGCTTCTACAAGATGTCCGGACGGAAGCTTCTCACAGCGAAGCAAGAAGTTGAATTATCAGAAGGCATTCAG GATCTCTTGAAGTTGGAGGCTATCCAAAAGGAGGTTGCACACTACAACGGTGGTGAACCAACCTTCGGTCAATGGGCAGCGGCGGCTGGCACTGATGAGAACACTTTGAGGAAACGTCTCAGCGATGGAATTTACTGCAAGAACATGATGGTCAAATCTAACGTGCGACTCGTAATCTCAATTGCAAAAGAGTTTGAAGGCCCTGGGACAGAGTTTTCTGATCTTATCCAG GAAGGTATTCAGGGCCTTATAAGGGGCGCTGAAAAGTTTGATGCCTCAAAGGGTTTTAGGTTCTCTACTTATTCTCACTGGTGGATCAAGCAAGCAATACGCAAGTCGGTTCTAGAACAAACCCAGATAATTCGATTGCCA GCCCACATGGCGGaagcaagttcccgagtgaaagAAAGCCGGCGGCGGCTCCGCCGGCAGCTGAATAGGCTACCGACAAATGAAGAAATCGCGTTGGACACCGGCATGACAGCCAGACGGGTCGAAGCGGCAATGTGCCTCCCAAGGTACAGCGTATCCCTCACTGGCAAAGTCGGGTGCACGGACGTGACATACCAG GAGATCACGGCGGACAAGAGCACGGAGACGGCGGAGGAGACGCTGCACAGACTGTTCATGAAGAAAGACGTGGACAAGGCGCTGGACAGCCTGACCCCTCGGGAGAGGGAGGTGATCAGGTACAGGTTCGGGATGGACGACGGCAAAGCGAGGACGCTGCACGACATCGGGCAGCTGATGGGGGTGAGCAGGGAGAGGATCCGGCAGATCGAGATGGCCGCCTTCCGCAAGCTCAGGAGCAAGAAGAAGGTGACGTCGCTACAGCACTACCTGGAGCCGGCAGAGAGCTGGTAG